Proteins from a genomic interval of Equus quagga isolate Etosha38 chromosome 13, UCLA_HA_Equagga_1.0, whole genome shotgun sequence:
- the SLC6A16 gene encoding LOW QUALITY PROTEIN: orphan sodium- and chloride-dependent neurotransmitter transporter NTT5 (The sequence of the model RefSeq protein was modified relative to this genomic sequence to represent the inferred CDS: inserted 2 bases in 1 codon) — MCQCCLDAHPLPLLLDEAQGLEARAAKARAWEAQAFEAQSRASQSKQNSVLRMIAAPLAKRKHLPEKLQVPEKEKSKVLFTRPVWSNKVEYILAQVGYSVRPGDLWHFTFLWLHNGGCSFLLIYIFMTFLIGIPLLFLEMAAGQRLRRGSIDVWKLISPWIGGVGYTSFLVCFIGGLYLNVVNAWTLSYLSQSFQFHLPWEKCPLVKNSTDFDPECAQTTPSMYFWYRLTLKASDRIEDGGPPVLSLSLSLLVAWCLVAAFMINGLKSTGKVMYLLVPVPYLIVLCLLIRSLLLDGAVFGLRHLASAKISAMYSMNVWCRAGTQVLFALGLGFGPVVAISSHMHPSNNCLHDAFLVALVNLVTMLLFTLFFFSLLGFRATVITQHCSEKSAEILMNLVATRKLPLEAQPPLNLFDRPTSIFTSWLKNLPHPIKSMVLSHVPECSLEQQFLKVKEGPSFAFLAVTETMSFIPGSVFWSILFFLMLLILELSTTIGNMQGIITPLQDTFSCFRKYTKLLTVVVFVLMFLCGLFFIRPSGFYFFKLLTEYWIVLPIIIIVIFENMAVAWAYGARRFLADFAILWDRPISPIIRWLWCCLSPILLLVLLVTTLIHLFLKSFTYVAWDSSTSKEVLRQYPSWGLLAMIALVIIGILPIPTYFVYCLTHGIPFNVTSWHKSRISSRCLPLSFQLSPIKEVQSEEILQDDXTELRSTCFVTS, encoded by the exons ATGTGCCAGTGCTGCCTTGATGCCCACCCACTGCCTCTGCTTTTGGATG aggcccagggtttggaggCCCGGGCTGCGAAGGCTCGGGCCTGGGAGGCTCAAGCTTTTGAGGCTCAGAGCAGAGCCAGCCAATCCAAGCAAAACTCTGTATTGCGGATGATAGCTGCCCCACTGGCAAAACGGAAGCACTTACCTGAGAAGCTGCAGGtgccagagaaggaaaagagtaaGGTCCTCTTCACCCGTCCAGTCTGGTCCAACAAGGTTGAGTACATCCTCGCCCAGGTGGGCTACTCCGTGAGGCCAGGTGATCTCTGGCATTTTACCTTCCTATGGCTTCACAACGGAGGTT GCAGTTTTCTCCTTATCTACATCTTCATGACGTTCTTGATCGggattcctcttctcttcctggagATGGCAGCTGGTCAGAGGTTGCGTCGGGGCAGCATTGATGTATGGAAGCTCATCAGCCCCTGGATTGGTGGTGTGGGGTATACCAGCTTCTTG GTGTGCTTCATCGGTGGCTTGTACTTGAATGTGGTCAATGCCTGGACTCTCTCTTACTTGAGCCAGTCCTTCCAGTTTCACCTTCCATGGGAGAAATGTCCCTTAGTGAAGAACTCCACTGACTTTG ATCCTGAATGTGCACAGACGACACCCTCCATGTACTTCTGGTACCGGCTGACCTTGAAGGCCTCAGACAGAATTGAGGATGGTGGGCCACCAGTCCTCAGTCTGAGCCTGTCCTTATTGGTGGCCTGGTGTCTTGTTGCTGCTTTCATGATTAATGGGCTCAAGTCCACTGGGAAG GTAATGTATCTCTTGGTACCAGTCCCCTATCTCATCGTCCTTTGTCTCCTAATCCGGAGTCTCCTGCTGGATGGGGCGGTATTTGGCCTTCGACATTTGGCATCTGCCAAG ATATCGGCTATGTACAGCATGAATGTGTGGTGCCGAGCAGGGACCCAAGTCTTGTTTGCCTTGGGCCTAGGCTTTGGCCCCGTTGTCGCCATATCCTCGCACATGCACCCATCAAACAACTGTCTCCATGATGCCTTTCTTGTGGCTCTTGTCAACCTGGTCACCATGCTGCttttcacactttttttcttctctctcctgggcttccGGGCCACAGTCATCACGCAGCACTGCAGTGAAAA GAGTGCTGAAATACTTATGAACCTGGTAGCCACGAGGAAGCTGCCTCTTGAGGCTCAGCCCCCTCTAAACCTGTTTGACCGCCCTACCTCTATCTTCACCTCCTGGCTCAAGAACCTTCCCCATCCCATCAAGAGCATGGTCCTCAGCCACGTGCCAGAGTGCAGCTTAGAGCAGCAATTTTTGAAG GTTAAGGAGGGCCCAAGCTTTGCATTCCTGGCCGTCACTGAAACCATGTCATTCATTCCTGGGTCTGTCTTCTGGTCCATCCTCTTCTTCCTGATGTTGCTGATCCTGGAGCTGAGCACCACAATAGGGAACATGCAGGGTATCATTACCCCCCTCCAGGACACCTTTTCTTGTTTCAGGAAATATACAAAGCTGCTTACAG TGGTTGTCTTTGTGCTCATGTTCCTGTGCGGCCTCTTCTTCATTCGACCTTCAGGCTTCTACTTCTTCAAACTGCTGACTGAATACTGGATAGTCCTCCCCATAATCATCATCGTCATATTTGAAAACATGGCCGTGGCCTGGGCCTATGGGGCCAGGAG GTTCCTTGCAGACTTTGCGATCCTGTGGGACCGCCCCATCTCTCCCATCATTCGATGGCTGTGGTGCTGTCTGTCTCCAATTCTACTGCTAGTCCTGTTGGTGACTACTCTGATTCATCTGTTTCTGAAGAGCTTCACCTATGTGGCCTGGGACTCAAGCACT TCAAAAGAGGTGCTTCGACAATACCCATCATGGGGGCTGCTCGCGATGATTGCCCTTGTTATCATTGgcatcctccccatccccacatACTTTGTATACTGCCTCACCCATGGGATTCCCTTCAATGTCACGAGCTGGCACAAGTCTAGGATATCCTCCAGATGCCTACCCCTAAGTTTCCAACTATCACCCATTAAAGAGGTCCAGAGTGAGGAAATCCTACAAGATGA AACTGAATTGCGATCAACCTGTTTTGTGACTTCCTAA